The following proteins are co-located in the Desulfatitalea tepidiphila genome:
- a CDS encoding class I SAM-dependent methyltransferase: MSEQPTAAGRSSYDVIDTELFWKVLSVEPGMTVLDLACGAGRYTLPLAERVGPSGRVIAVDLWAEGIDRLKTEAGAAGVDNIEAHVVDAALELPIPPRGVDLCLLATTLHDFAADGTDRAVLTQIARVLHPQGILSVVEFIKKEGPPGPPKTVRLSLEQVTMRLLPFGLIRFGAVVELGPHAYFCQFRRLRKSNSA; the protein is encoded by the coding sequence ATGAGCGAACAGCCCACCGCCGCCGGCAGAAGCAGCTACGATGTGATCGATACCGAACTGTTCTGGAAGGTCTTATCCGTTGAGCCGGGCATGACCGTGCTCGACCTGGCCTGCGGGGCCGGCCGGTATACCTTGCCCCTGGCCGAGAGAGTCGGCCCCTCCGGCCGCGTCATCGCCGTCGACCTCTGGGCCGAGGGCATCGACCGCCTCAAGACCGAGGCCGGTGCGGCAGGTGTCGACAATATCGAGGCCCACGTGGTCGATGCGGCCCTGGAATTGCCCATCCCACCCCGCGGCGTGGACCTGTGCCTGTTGGCCACCACGCTGCACGACTTTGCGGCCGACGGCACCGATCGGGCCGTTCTCACGCAAATCGCACGGGTGCTCCATCCCCAGGGGATTCTGTCGGTGGTCGAATTTATCAAAAAGGAGGGTCCTCCGGGACCGCCCAAAACCGTCCGGCTGTCGCTCGAGCAGGTGACCATGCGGCTGCTGCCCTTCGGCCTGATCCGCTTCGGCGCGGTGGTCGAGCTGGGTCCGCATGCCTATTTCTGCCAATTCAGAAGATTGCGCAAATCAAACTCGGCCTGA
- a CDS encoding MFS transporter — protein MQKDGRWFDWGSLRGYRWYLFIVLSIIYFLACLHRISPTVIARDLVRDFGTDATALGFMSSAYFYLYAAVQPPVGLLSDTWGPRTVTTLFTAIACLGAVIFGLAPDMTVATLGRAMIGIGVGGVFVPALKVFSKWFRAKEFAGMTGIFLATGNAGNLAASLPLTYLVIWMGWRMSFVAIGAVSLLMALVCWLILRDKPEDKGWPPIEPEIDGQANKQDANDPPALTTMGRLAIVFGKPNFWMVTGSYFFFGGPMLAFQGLWTVPYLMDVHDYTRVQAGALLMLMPIGFVVGSPLFGLVADRLPFERKTILISALTVCLACWAVFLPTHGKPPAWLIGPLFLIIGVCGGGSLSLYMTMNKELFPGWLTGTAMGLMNPAAFLSTALFQPFSGYLMDTVGRVGEAYPLDAYYKVLVAVFISIALSLLSILPARKGEGTGSLSRP, from the coding sequence GTGCAAAAAGATGGCAGGTGGTTCGATTGGGGATCCTTGCGGGGATACCGCTGGTATCTGTTCATCGTGCTGAGCATCATCTATTTTCTGGCATGCCTGCATCGCATCTCGCCCACCGTGATCGCCCGTGACCTGGTCAGGGACTTCGGTACCGATGCCACGGCACTGGGATTCATGTCTTCCGCCTACTTCTATCTTTATGCCGCCGTGCAACCACCGGTGGGGCTGCTGTCAGATACCTGGGGCCCGCGGACCGTCACCACCCTGTTTACGGCCATCGCCTGTCTTGGCGCCGTGATTTTCGGGTTGGCACCCGATATGACCGTGGCGACGCTGGGCCGGGCCATGATCGGCATCGGCGTGGGCGGGGTCTTCGTACCGGCCCTCAAGGTTTTTTCCAAATGGTTCCGGGCCAAGGAGTTTGCCGGCATGACCGGGATCTTTCTGGCCACCGGGAATGCCGGCAATCTGGCGGCCTCGTTGCCATTGACCTACCTGGTCATCTGGATGGGGTGGCGCATGTCTTTCGTCGCCATCGGCGCCGTGTCACTCCTGATGGCACTGGTGTGTTGGCTCATTTTGCGGGACAAACCGGAAGACAAGGGCTGGCCGCCGATAGAACCGGAGATCGATGGCCAGGCCAACAAACAGGACGCAAACGATCCACCGGCATTGACCACCATGGGCCGCCTCGCCATTGTCTTCGGCAAACCCAATTTCTGGATGGTCACCGGATCCTATTTTTTCTTCGGTGGACCGATGCTGGCCTTTCAGGGGCTGTGGACCGTTCCCTATCTGATGGACGTCCACGATTACACGCGCGTGCAGGCCGGCGCCCTGCTCATGCTGATGCCCATCGGTTTCGTGGTCGGTTCGCCGCTTTTCGGTCTTGTGGCCGACCGGTTGCCGTTCGAGCGTAAAACCATACTGATCTCCGCCCTGACCGTCTGTCTGGCCTGCTGGGCCGTATTTCTGCCCACCCACGGAAAGCCGCCGGCCTGGCTCATCGGTCCCCTGTTCCTGATCATCGGGGTTTGCGGCGGCGGCTCCTTGTCGCTTTACATGACCATGAACAAGGAGCTCTTCCCCGGCTGGCTGACCGGCACGGCCATGGGCCTGATGAATCCCGCGGCCTTCCTGAGTACGGCCCTGTTTCAACCCTTTTCCGGCTATCTGATGGATACCGTGGGCCGGGTCGGGGAGGCCTATCCCCTGGATGCCTACTACAAGGTGCTGGTGGCGGTCTTCATCTCCATCGCCCTTTCCCTGCTGTCGATCCTGCCTGCCAGAAAGGGCGAAGGAACCGGATCCCTTTCCCGCCCTTGA
- a CDS encoding MFS transporter, translated as MSDTRIFYGWYIVAACFALCFLFAGAGFYSFSVFIKPIENEFGWERSAISLTMSIYLIVGGLMGPVFGRLVQKYGPKRVMRVCAVCAGACFMLVGLTRSIGYFYTVYALLAVSVCGMGVIPASSLLANWFFLRRGRAVGISMVGISAGGLVLAPCVGMVAVAYGWKSAFFGIGILVWAIALPVIQWVVKDHPSEMGTYQDGRPAPKRTPNQSAVPTPQAESGRPAGQVFRSKAFWSIFVSFFLAPLAQMGVLQHQVPLIMDAGTSEAMAAAALGVTAGVGGIGKLSFGRISESWPFHYVVLLCFGLQALAVGVLLYAQSALAVWCYAIVFGFAMGGVVVLMPLVVGHFWGLISYGVLLGAIWVANSLGGALGTYASGLIYDHWGDYRYALYLFIGAYIASIVSFFIAGKPSLYHAVPEAASRR; from the coding sequence ATGTCCGATACCAGGATTTTTTATGGATGGTACATTGTCGCCGCCTGCTTTGCGCTCTGCTTTCTCTTTGCCGGTGCCGGCTTCTACTCGTTCAGCGTCTTCATCAAACCCATAGAGAACGAGTTCGGCTGGGAGCGTTCGGCCATCTCGTTGACCATGTCGATCTACCTGATCGTGGGCGGCCTGATGGGACCGGTCTTCGGCCGTCTGGTGCAAAAATATGGCCCTAAAAGGGTGATGCGCGTTTGCGCCGTTTGTGCCGGGGCCTGTTTCATGCTGGTCGGTCTGACGCGTTCGATAGGATACTTCTACACGGTTTATGCGCTTCTGGCCGTGTCGGTGTGCGGTATGGGTGTCATTCCAGCCAGCAGCCTGCTGGCCAACTGGTTCTTCCTGCGGCGCGGCAGGGCTGTGGGGATCTCCATGGTGGGCATCTCCGCCGGGGGTCTTGTGCTGGCGCCGTGCGTCGGCATGGTGGCGGTCGCCTACGGTTGGAAGAGCGCCTTTTTTGGAATCGGCATCCTGGTGTGGGCCATCGCTCTGCCCGTGATTCAGTGGGTGGTCAAGGACCATCCTTCCGAGATGGGCACTTATCAAGATGGCAGGCCCGCGCCGAAGCGCACTCCGAATCAATCCGCCGTTCCGACGCCCCAGGCGGAGTCCGGCCGGCCGGCCGGCCAAGTGTTCCGCAGCAAAGCCTTCTGGTCGATCTTCGTCTCCTTTTTCCTTGCACCGTTGGCCCAGATGGGCGTCTTACAGCACCAGGTGCCGCTGATCATGGATGCCGGGACCAGCGAAGCCATGGCTGCGGCGGCCCTGGGCGTCACCGCGGGAGTGGGTGGGATCGGAAAACTCAGTTTCGGGCGGATCTCCGAAAGCTGGCCGTTTCACTATGTCGTGCTGCTCTGCTTCGGGCTTCAGGCCCTGGCCGTGGGGGTGCTGCTCTATGCCCAGTCGGCGCTGGCGGTGTGGTGCTATGCGATTGTGTTCGGATTTGCCATGGGCGGCGTCGTGGTGCTCATGCCGCTGGTGGTCGGCCACTTCTGGGGGTTGATCTCCTACGGCGTGCTGCTGGGCGCCATCTGGGTGGCCAATTCACTGGGCGGCGCATTGGGAACCTATGCCTCGGGCCTGATCTACGATCACTGGGGCGATTACCGATATGCCCTCTACCTGTTCATCGGGGCCTATATCGCCTCCATCGTCTCTTTTTTCATCGCCGGAAAACCGTCGCTCTATCATGCTGTCCCGGAGGCGGCATCCCGCCGCTGA
- a CDS encoding AMP-binding enzyme produces MLIGRADGIVKVGGRRVDLEAVKECIRQFPGVRDALVVSLPVDTGRENQVVAVVEGRVDPGDLGRFLAERLEPYARPRTIKVLDKLPMTAAGKYDRKTIEQLFVSTPRNGGQE; encoded by the coding sequence ATGCTGATCGGACGGGCCGATGGCATCGTCAAGGTGGGCGGACGCCGGGTGGACCTGGAGGCGGTCAAGGAGTGCATCCGACAATTTCCCGGGGTGCGCGACGCCCTGGTAGTCTCCCTGCCGGTGGACACCGGGCGGGAAAACCAGGTCGTGGCCGTGGTCGAAGGCCGGGTGGATCCCGGCGACCTCGGCCGGTTTCTGGCCGAACGTCTGGAACCCTATGCCCGGCCGCGCACCATCAAGGTGCTGGATAAGCTGCCCATGACCGCAGCCGGCAAATACGATCGAAAAACCATTGAACAACTCTTTGTCTCGACACCGCGGAACGGCGGACAGGAATGA
- a CDS encoding AMP-binding protein, protein MAFFRSETELNQWVARLLSGPAQPRKEFVIGGTTFERLYEMAAHLHQMFHSSVETRRVCLCTEDKGVITATLLAALAGGPSVILPYASSPQVLSELYGLLPYECVVTDRVVEAPPSVRCIIPEGGRASWPPSDALPSRPPGAEWVRLFTGGSTGAPKMWTKTVRNLLAETISIVDHYHVTDQDRLVATVHPNHIYGLLYSILTPLLASAAVSGATPSFPGEIESAIAQTEATILVSVPAHYRALNGHALTAPALRLAFSSAGMLAAEDAAAFSAQTGVGIAEIYGSTETGGIAARVRAAGETDFKPYRTIAVRIEGERFKVRSDYLSPELERDTDGYFVMGDRVAATAGDVSC, encoded by the coding sequence GTGGCATTTTTCAGAAGCGAGACAGAATTGAATCAATGGGTGGCGCGCCTGTTGAGCGGACCGGCGCAACCCCGAAAAGAGTTTGTTATCGGCGGGACCACCTTCGAACGGCTTTACGAGATGGCCGCCCATCTGCACCAGATGTTCCACAGCAGCGTCGAGACGCGGCGCGTCTGCCTGTGCACCGAAGACAAAGGCGTGATCACGGCGACGCTTCTGGCGGCCCTGGCCGGCGGTCCGAGCGTGATCCTGCCGTACGCTTCATCTCCTCAGGTGTTGTCCGAGTTGTATGGTCTGCTTCCCTATGAATGTGTGGTGACAGACCGTGTCGTCGAAGCGCCGCCGTCGGTCCGCTGTATCATTCCGGAAGGGGGCCGGGCGTCCTGGCCGCCCAGCGATGCCCTGCCGTCCAGGCCGCCGGGGGCCGAATGGGTGCGGCTTTTCACCGGCGGTTCCACCGGCGCCCCTAAAATGTGGACCAAAACCGTACGCAATTTGCTGGCCGAGACGATTTCCATTGTTGACCATTACCATGTCACCGACCAGGACCGTCTGGTGGCCACCGTCCATCCCAACCATATCTATGGACTACTCTATTCCATTTTAACGCCGCTGCTGGCATCGGCTGCCGTGTCCGGGGCCACACCCTCTTTTCCAGGCGAGATCGAATCGGCGATCGCCCAAACAGAGGCCACGATCCTGGTGAGCGTGCCGGCCCACTATCGCGCTCTCAACGGTCATGCGTTGACGGCGCCTGCCTTGCGGTTGGCCTTTTCCTCGGCAGGCATGCTGGCCGCCGAAGACGCGGCCGCCTTCAGCGCCCAGACCGGTGTCGGCATCGCCGAAATCTACGGTTCCACGGAGACCGGCGGCATCGCCGCACGGGTGCGTGCCGCCGGCGAGACCGATTTCAAACCCTATCGCACCATTGCGGTCCGCATCGAAGGGGAGCGGTTCAAGGTCCGGTCCGATTACCTTTCTCCCGAGCTCGAACGCGACACGGACGGCTATTTTGTCATGGGCGATCGCGTGGCTGCCACGGCCGGGGACGTTTCATGCTGA
- a CDS encoding glycerol-3-phosphate acyltransferase — MISIASFLAGLICAYLAGSVNFSILLFRLLGKDDPRSRFSGNPGVTNVFRQAGWLMAAVILLLDVGRAAAVAFLARHYWETGWVPWAGLALIMGNHFPCFHGFRGGKGVANHLGFYAVLLPLGAGLAALTYVAVFAMVRIPFIGSFGMLAVLAGFGVHRWAGHPFGAAAVVITALCIVWFHRTNLAALIQRRKSG, encoded by the coding sequence ATGATCTCTATCGCATCTTTTTTGGCCGGTTTGATCTGCGCCTACCTGGCCGGATCGGTGAACTTTTCGATTCTTCTGTTTCGACTGCTCGGCAAGGACGATCCGCGCAGCCGTTTCAGCGGAAATCCCGGTGTCACCAATGTGTTTCGTCAAGCCGGGTGGCTGATGGCCGCCGTGATTCTCCTCCTCGATGTCGGCCGGGCCGCGGCCGTGGCGTTTCTGGCACGGCACTATTGGGAAACTGGCTGGGTGCCGTGGGCCGGTCTGGCGTTGATCATGGGCAACCATTTTCCCTGTTTTCACGGTTTCCGGGGCGGCAAGGGGGTTGCCAACCACCTGGGGTTCTATGCCGTATTGCTGCCTCTGGGTGCCGGATTGGCGGCCTTGACCTACGTCGCGGTTTTTGCGATGGTCCGTATTCCGTTCATCGGATCCTTCGGCATGCTCGCCGTTCTTGCGGGCTTCGGCGTCCATCGATGGGCGGGGCATCCGTTTGGCGCGGCGGCCGTCGTGATAACGGCGTTGTGCATCGTGTGGTTTCATCGCACCAATCTCGCCGCGTTGATCCAGCGGCGTAAAAGCGGATAG
- a CDS encoding 4'-phosphopantetheinyl transferase superfamily protein: MGDFSRIGRAVRREVEIAVPPYGLDHHFQGRAVLPAVEAMQALAAQVSEIYPHIDVHHLAAARFEKFLPLTADGPSIRAFCDLSEQPGGAIRAALITRRIAKTAQMSRSVVHAQMDFGNAGDSLPPLALDLAAALEGPCFKVTPERIYAQLVPFGSAYRNIVRPLLLTAEGALAHLQAPDLSPGPLGSPFVLDAAFHAACVWSQRFAGLVAFPVGIARRRILSPTQAGQTYVARILPTEPHGPVLRFDAWILAPDGRACEVVQGIEMRDVSGGRLQPPDWIRKGVAGEDEPLSFQPDVTITLIERDTVMAFAGRCLSDLEHQRMAAMGDRRRTGYLAARLACKRLARKLSDNDHRTPPRDLETLAADAVRPVCAKIHGAGALACSVAHDRRFAVAAAGPGALGVDVEQLKAGIEKALHLFASPDERICAEQFEPGPIHAAIRIWSIKEAVAKALGISLAQAWAQTEVVSVGQRESRFELRPGSQQCAYHTPIDDHLVTLVQLPDHEAEAGA; the protein is encoded by the coding sequence ATGGGAGATTTTTCCAGAATAGGGCGCGCCGTGCGCCGGGAAGTGGAGATCGCGGTCCCCCCGTACGGGTTGGATCACCATTTCCAGGGGCGCGCCGTGCTGCCGGCCGTGGAGGCCATGCAAGCCTTGGCCGCGCAGGTGTCGGAGATCTATCCGCACATCGATGTGCACCACCTGGCGGCCGCCCGATTCGAAAAATTTCTGCCCCTGACGGCAGACGGCCCGTCGATCCGTGCCTTCTGCGACCTTTCCGAACAGCCGGGCGGTGCGATACGGGCCGCCCTGATCACCCGGCGCATCGCCAAGACCGCCCAGATGAGCCGCAGTGTCGTCCATGCCCAGATGGATTTCGGGAACGCCGGCGACTCCTTGCCGCCACTCGCGCTGGATCTGGCCGCCGCCCTGGAAGGGCCCTGTTTCAAGGTGACGCCCGAGCGGATCTATGCCCAGCTGGTCCCTTTCGGTTCGGCCTACCGCAATATCGTCCGGCCCCTTCTGCTCACCGCCGAAGGCGCGCTGGCCCATCTCCAGGCGCCGGATTTATCCCCTGGGCCGCTGGGCTCGCCCTTCGTGCTCGACGCCGCCTTCCATGCCGCCTGTGTGTGGAGCCAGCGCTTTGCCGGCCTGGTGGCGTTTCCGGTCGGCATCGCCCGACGGCGGATCCTGTCGCCGACCCAGGCGGGCCAGACCTATGTGGCCCGGATCTTACCGACAGAACCCCATGGACCGGTGCTCCGCTTCGATGCCTGGATTCTTGCGCCAGACGGCCGGGCCTGCGAGGTGGTGCAGGGGATCGAGATGCGCGATGTCAGCGGCGGACGACTGCAGCCGCCGGACTGGATCCGCAAAGGCGTGGCCGGTGAGGATGAACCGCTGTCATTTCAGCCCGATGTGACGATTACCCTCATCGAGCGTGATACGGTCATGGCCTTCGCCGGTCGCTGCCTGTCCGATCTTGAGCATCAGCGCATGGCGGCCATGGGCGATCGGCGCCGAACCGGCTATCTGGCGGCCCGCCTGGCCTGCAAGCGGCTGGCGCGAAAATTATCGGACAACGACCACCGGACGCCGCCCCGGGATCTGGAAACCTTGGCCGCGGACGCCGTTCGTCCGGTCTGCGCTAAGATCCATGGGGCAGGGGCGCTGGCTTGCAGCGTGGCCCATGACCGCCGTTTCGCGGTGGCGGCCGCCGGCCCGGGCGCCTTGGGTGTGGATGTGGAGCAGCTGAAGGCGGGCATCGAGAAGGCGCTGCACCTGTTCGCATCTCCCGACGAGCGGATCTGTGCAGAGCAGTTCGAGCCTGGCCCGATCCATGCGGCGATCCGGATCTGGTCCATCAAGGAGGCCGTGGCCAAGGCCCTCGGCATCTCCCTGGCCCAAGCCTGGGCGCAGACCGAGGTGGTTTCTGTCGGGCAAAGGGAGAGCCGTTTCGAATTGAGGCCGGGGTCCCAACAATGCGCCTATCACACCCCGATCGACGACCACCTGGTCACCCTGGTGCAACTCCCTGACCATGAGGCGGAGGCGGGCGCATGA
- a CDS encoding acyl-CoA thioesterase translates to MRPKPFIPEPIDGHPAYVRDRNGGLVWHQCRLRTLYADTDRSQVVYHANYLRYFEFGRASLMREAAYPYREIEDSGFVYPIISTGLDYFRPLHYDDAMLIHTRPGKRERVKLRFDYVITHDPSGDIVCIGYTRHCAVNARGIPVEIDPKTVRLWEIFPE, encoded by the coding sequence TTGCGCCCCAAGCCTTTTATCCCCGAGCCCATCGACGGCCATCCTGCCTATGTGCGCGACCGTAACGGCGGCCTGGTGTGGCACCAATGCAGGCTGCGAACCCTTTACGCCGATACGGACCGCTCCCAGGTGGTCTATCACGCCAACTACCTGCGCTATTTCGAGTTCGGACGCGCGTCGCTCATGCGCGAAGCGGCCTATCCCTATCGGGAGATCGAGGACAGCGGGTTCGTCTACCCGATCATTTCCACCGGGCTCGACTATTTCCGGCCGCTTCACTACGACGATGCCATGTTGATTCACACCCGCCCCGGCAAAAGGGAGCGGGTCAAGCTGCGTTTCGATTACGTGATTACCCACGACCCGAGCGGGGATATCGTCTGTATCGGCTATACCCGTCATTGTGCCGTGAATGCCAGGGGCATTCCCGTGGAAATCGATCCCAAGACGGTACGACTATGGGAGATTTTTCCAGAATAG
- a CDS encoding beta-ketoacyl-[acyl-carrier-protein] synthase family protein — MKQALNRKVYVVGYDVATPLGNDFASTWRRAVNGEAGFRRVTRCQTTSRSNVVGEIPDWNPQSFDFIDRKEAYNWNADFVFLTMVVCKRALENARLEMDDRTGPRTACLMGSALNGCDALRIAFENYTRRGPLKVSPYLLPNLCANLPAGKAGMLLGFTGPIFSPQGACASGNHAIAIGARMIRDGDCDFVIAGGAETCLIPEIIQGFANMWATIKVEPGDRAYDDPTQASRPFSIDRRGFVLSEGGGAVVLAADEMVAALNLTPKAEVLGIGWTSDAHHFTLPHKATIVRAIAQAIEDAGLLPRDIEYVNAHGTSTLKGDLVEAESLREVFGERLSKIPVSSNKSQLGHTLGAAGAIEAALGIEAMQQGIVLPTVNHVPDPAFADIDVVPNQPRRHAHEFFLSNNFGFGGTNCCIVFRGV; from the coding sequence ATGAAACAGGCTCTCAATCGAAAAGTATACGTGGTCGGCTACGACGTGGCCACGCCCCTGGGCAACGACTTCGCCTCGACCTGGCGACGTGCGGTCAACGGCGAGGCCGGCTTCCGGCGGGTGACGCGCTGCCAGACCACTTCACGCAGCAACGTGGTCGGCGAAATTCCCGACTGGAATCCCCAGTCGTTCGATTTCATCGACCGCAAGGAAGCCTACAACTGGAACGCGGATTTTGTCTTTCTCACCATGGTGGTGTGCAAGCGGGCCTTGGAAAACGCCCGCCTGGAGATGGATGACCGAACCGGCCCGCGCACGGCCTGCCTGATGGGATCGGCCCTGAACGGCTGCGATGCGCTGCGCATCGCATTTGAAAACTATACCCGGCGGGGGCCGCTGAAGGTCAGTCCCTACCTGTTGCCCAATCTGTGCGCCAACCTGCCGGCGGGCAAAGCCGGCATGCTGCTGGGGTTCACGGGCCCGATTTTTTCCCCCCAGGGGGCGTGCGCCTCCGGCAACCACGCCATCGCCATCGGCGCCCGCATGATTCGCGACGGCGATTGCGACTTTGTGATCGCCGGCGGGGCGGAGACTTGCCTGATTCCCGAAATCATCCAGGGTTTCGCCAACATGTGGGCCACCATCAAGGTCGAGCCCGGGGATCGGGCCTATGACGATCCCACCCAGGCCTCGCGACCGTTCAGCATCGATCGAAGGGGATTCGTGCTTTCCGAAGGCGGCGGTGCGGTGGTGCTGGCCGCCGACGAGATGGTGGCAGCGCTCAACTTGACGCCCAAGGCCGAGGTGCTGGGCATCGGCTGGACCTCGGACGCCCATCATTTCACCTTGCCGCACAAGGCGACCATCGTGCGCGCCATTGCCCAGGCCATCGAAGACGCCGGACTGCTGCCTCGGGATATCGAGTATGTCAATGCCCACGGCACGTCGACGCTCAAAGGGGACCTGGTCGAAGCCGAGAGCCTGCGTGAAGTCTTCGGGGAGCGTCTTTCAAAAATCCCTGTCTCTTCCAACAAATCCCAACTCGGGCATACCCTGGGCGCGGCCGGCGCCATCGAGGCGGCCCTGGGTATCGAGGCCATGCAGCAGGGCATCGTTCTGCCCACGGTCAACCACGTTCCGGATCCTGCATTCGCCGACATCGACGTGGTTCCCAACCAGCCGCGCCGGCACGCCCATGAATTTTTCTTGTCCAACAACTTCGGCTTCGGCGGCACCAACTGCTGCATCGTTTTCAGGGGGGTTTGA
- a CDS encoding beta-ketoacyl-[acyl-carrier-protein] synthase family protein translates to MDSKRAVIIGYDAVSPLGLDLAAQWDSALQGRSGIGRLTRFPTSADFPVQIAGEVPDIDHLPYDFLKPREQARWVSPIFKYALLTVQRALESCGLEITPALAPRTAITYSSAVGGLDALLDADRKLMAEGNLPMPYVNPNSCINMVTGRVSMWTGATGPITSTITACATGLTSMIMGAMLLELNRADVVICGAVDFALVSPIVAGFATMNGAFVPKEGEPAEAPALASRPFSGHRRGFVISEGAGCILLASQAFADAHGLDYAVAIGGWSMTSDAYHFVAPNFETVRRCIQESIERGGITPGQVDAINAHATSTRVGDKVEFDALSAVFGRKLPPVTANKSLIGHAMGASSAIESVLAVQGMVEGILPPTINYQADPQIDIDCVAEGCRKVDQTFVLKNAFGFGGCNSCVLFERLK, encoded by the coding sequence ATGGATTCAAAAAGAGCGGTCATCATCGGCTATGATGCGGTTTCACCGCTGGGCCTCGATCTGGCCGCCCAATGGGACAGCGCCCTGCAGGGGCGAAGCGGCATCGGCCGTTTGACGCGCTTTCCGACCAGCGCCGACTTCCCGGTCCAGATCGCCGGCGAAGTGCCGGATATCGACCACCTGCCGTATGATTTCCTGAAGCCGCGCGAACAGGCCCGTTGGGTGTCGCCGATTTTCAAGTATGCCTTGTTGACCGTGCAGCGCGCCCTGGAGAGCTGCGGCCTGGAGATCACGCCGGCGTTGGCGCCCCGGACCGCCATCACTTACAGCAGCGCGGTGGGAGGCCTCGATGCGCTCCTGGACGCCGATCGCAAGCTGATGGCCGAGGGCAACCTGCCCATGCCTTACGTCAATCCCAACTCCTGCATCAACATGGTCACCGGCCGGGTCTCCATGTGGACCGGTGCCACGGGGCCGATCACAAGTACGATCACCGCCTGCGCGACCGGATTGACTTCCATGATCATGGGCGCCATGCTTCTCGAGTTGAATCGCGCCGATGTGGTGATCTGCGGCGCCGTGGATTTCGCGCTCGTGTCGCCCATCGTGGCCGGTTTCGCCACCATGAACGGCGCGTTCGTACCGAAGGAGGGCGAGCCTGCTGAGGCACCGGCGCTGGCCAGTCGGCCGTTTTCAGGGCATCGGCGCGGCTTCGTGATTTCCGAGGGGGCCGGCTGTATTCTGCTCGCTTCCCAGGCCTTCGCGGATGCGCACGGCCTCGATTATGCCGTGGCCATAGGGGGGTGGAGCATGACGTCGGATGCCTACCATTTCGTGGCCCCCAATTTCGAGACGGTTCGCCGCTGCATCCAGGAAAGTATCGAGCGGGGCGGCATCACCCCCGGGCAGGTGGACGCCATCAACGCCCACGCGACATCGACGCGGGTCGGCGACAAGGTCGAGTTCGATGCCTTGTCGGCGGTTTTTGGCCGGAAATTGCCGCCGGTGACCGCCAACAAGTCCCTCATCGGCCATGCCATGGGGGCCTCCAGCGCCATCGAGTCGGTTCTTGCAGTCCAGGGAATGGTGGAGGGCATCCTGCCGCCCACGATCAACTACCAGGCCGATCCGCAGATCGATATCGATTGCGTGGCCGAGGGATGCCGCAAGGTGGACCAGACCTTCGTGCTCAAGAATGCCTTTGGCTTCGGCGGATGCAACAGCTGCGTGCTGTTCGAGCGTTTGAAATGA
- a CDS encoding radical SAM protein has protein sequence MKTVSSLLDDHWHERYKRISKLNIRSSIYDVTNRCNLRCKGCFFFSSDEHKVAVEEMDLHKWEAFIDKEMARGVNLAILIGGEPTLCLDRVEAFYKRLPTFCATNGLIKVPRDRFPDMMVGISLWGDEEDERLLRGKDAFSISSKHYYGDPHAYYLYTITPKQIGKTERIVRKIADAGLKVHMQLLSNDEGVEGFSWQPEELAAIRAEMDAMLDAYPQTVISSRYYHEIITTGKMLGRSFGWRECPSVTQPLDTRHPQPKRLTNFIRWASDLKTMHRCCTSETRDCSTCKDGAAHMSWVMVNKRAHMRSAKDLQNWIEVYEMFAKLYQFIPW, from the coding sequence ATGAAGACCGTCAGTTCACTGCTGGATGACCATTGGCACGAACGCTACAAGAGGATTTCCAAACTCAATATCCGCAGTTCGATTTACGATGTGACCAACCGTTGCAACTTGAGATGCAAGGGGTGTTTTTTCTTTTCGTCGGATGAACATAAGGTGGCTGTCGAAGAGATGGATCTCCACAAATGGGAGGCGTTCATCGACAAGGAGATGGCCCGCGGGGTCAACCTGGCCATCCTTATCGGCGGCGAACCGACTCTTTGCCTGGATCGGGTCGAAGCCTTCTACAAGCGGTTGCCCACGTTCTGCGCCACCAACGGTTTGATCAAGGTCCCCAGGGACCGTTTTCCCGACATGATGGTGGGGATTTCCCTGTGGGGCGATGAGGAGGATGAGCGGCTCCTCAGGGGCAAGGACGCCTTTTCCATTTCCAGCAAGCACTACTATGGCGATCCCCATGCCTATTATCTTTACACCATCACCCCCAAGCAGATCGGCAAAACCGAACGGATCGTGCGCAAGATCGCGGATGCCGGCCTCAAGGTTCACATGCAGCTGCTATCCAACGACGAAGGGGTGGAGGGATTCTCCTGGCAGCCGGAAGAGCTTGCCGCGATTCGGGCGGAGATGGATGCCATGCTCGATGCCTACCCGCAGACCGTCATCTCATCCAGGTACTACCATGAGATCATTACCACCGGGAAAATGCTCGGTCGTTCGTTTGGCTGGCGGGAATGCCCATCCGTCACCCAGCCGCTGGACACGCGCCATCCGCAACCCAAGCGGCTGACCAATTTCATCCGCTGGGCATCGGATCTGAAGACCATGCACCGCTGCTGCACTTCGGAAACCCGGGACTGTTCGACCTGCAAGGATGGTGCGGCACACATGAGCTGGGTCATGGTCAACAAAAGGGCGCACATGCGATCGGCCAAGGACCTGCAGAACTGGATCGAGGTGTACGAAATGTTCGCCAAGCTCTACCAGTTCATTCCCTGGTAA